A genomic stretch from Nitrospira sp. includes:
- the rnk gene encoding nucleoside diphosphate kinase regulator, translating to MNQREIYITEFDLARLRDVLNARLSAGARDRDHLESLEHELDRAHVVDPSAVPHDVITMNSQVRIEDVDTGMENVYTLVFPSDAGIQDKKLSILAPIGTALLGARAGETVDWPVPAGVRTVRIKAVLYQPEAAGDFHL from the coding sequence ATGAACCAGCGTGAAATTTATATCACCGAATTCGATTTGGCACGCCTGAGAGATGTCCTGAACGCTCGTCTCAGCGCCGGGGCACGGGACCGGGATCACTTGGAGAGTTTGGAGCATGAACTTGATCGCGCCCATGTCGTGGATCCTTCGGCCGTTCCCCATGATGTGATCACGATGAATTCCCAAGTACGGATCGAAGACGTCGATACCGGCATGGAAAATGTCTATACGCTGGTCTTTCCTTCTGATGCCGGCATCCAGGACAAGAAGCTTTCGATTCTTGCGCCAATCGGGACTGCCCTGTTGGGGGCCCGCGCGGGGGAGACGGTGGATTGGCCCGTGCCTGCCGGGGTACGAACGGTGCGCATCAAGGCAGTCTTGTATCAGCCGGAAGCCGCAGGAGATTTTCACCTCTAG
- a CDS encoding OsmC family protein, which translates to MDVRSKVYTYHTTVKWTEQKKGVIACDGKPEIQVATPPEFKGHEGIWSPEDLYVAAANICLMTTFLAVAERAGLAFASYQSEAEGRLELVDGKFQVTVITLRPRITLQAGGDAAKAKELIEKAEANCLISNSMKTSVTLEPTIL; encoded by the coding sequence ATGGACGTTCGCAGTAAGGTGTATACGTATCACACGACCGTGAAGTGGACGGAGCAGAAAAAAGGCGTGATCGCCTGTGACGGTAAACCGGAGATCCAGGTGGCGACACCGCCGGAATTCAAGGGGCACGAGGGGATCTGGTCTCCGGAAGACTTGTATGTCGCGGCAGCGAACATTTGTCTCATGACCACCTTTCTCGCGGTGGCTGAACGGGCGGGGCTAGCCTTTGCTTCGTATCAATCTGAGGCAGAAGGTCGTCTGGAACTTGTGGACGGGAAGTTTCAAGTGACCGTGATCACCTTGCGGCCGCGCATCACGCTTCAGGCCGGAGGTGACGCAGCCAAGGCGAAAGAATTGATTGAAAAGGCCGAAGCCAACTGCCTGATTTCCAATTCCATGAAAACCAGTGTGACCTTGGAACCGACGATTCTATGA
- a CDS encoding universal stress protein produces the protein MTKPLMTRILMATDFSEGAACAQTYAAYLASHWAATLEVLHVIEAPHRVNAEAESLAAVMAARAHAAQQLAEVREDLVRCGLSAKVRLVLGNPAEHIGVTAKDEGAELIVLGVQGRTNMLCGLIGGTTERVVREAPCPVLAVPGLREEAGKPSAAGPKVQIRHILAPLDFSSPSLDAVEYAVQLANGLRATVTLMHVLEPVCYDLDCGLGLVEQEAQKRDHWNKQLEELRTFVTSFGLAADVEIAGGMASDVILASALRHRSDLIVMGTHGRRGLSVERFGSVADAVLRRATCPVLTVKAPKFAPNHRRIMPQTMSETETEGAER, from the coding sequence ATGACTAAGCCACTGATGACACGGATTCTCATGGCGACCGATTTTTCTGAAGGCGCAGCCTGTGCGCAGACCTATGCCGCCTATCTTGCCTCCCACTGGGCAGCCACGTTGGAAGTGCTGCATGTCATCGAGGCGCCCCACCGAGTGAACGCCGAGGCAGAATCTCTTGCTGCAGTGATGGCGGCGCGGGCTCATGCCGCGCAGCAGTTGGCCGAAGTACGCGAAGATCTGGTGCGATGTGGCCTGTCCGCGAAGGTGCGGTTGGTGCTGGGGAATCCGGCAGAGCACATTGGTGTGACTGCGAAGGATGAAGGGGCGGAACTCATTGTGCTGGGTGTGCAGGGGCGAACCAATATGCTCTGTGGGCTGATCGGCGGCACGACGGAACGGGTTGTGAGGGAAGCGCCCTGTCCTGTTCTCGCGGTCCCAGGGTTGCGTGAAGAAGCGGGCAAGCCCTCTGCGGCAGGCCCAAAAGTGCAGATCCGGCATATTCTGGCACCGCTGGATTTTTCGAGCCCATCGTTGGATGCCGTCGAATATGCCGTCCAGCTCGCCAACGGCCTCCGTGCCACCGTCACCTTGATGCATGTGTTGGAGCCGGTCTGCTACGACTTGGATTGCGGCCTGGGCCTGGTCGAACAGGAGGCGCAAAAACGAGACCATTGGAACAAGCAACTGGAGGAGCTTCGGACCTTCGTGACCTCATTCGGCTTGGCCGCCGACGTCGAGATTGCAGGAGGCATGGCTTCCGATGTGATTCTCGCCTCTGCGCTGCGTCATCGGTCTGACCTGATCGTGATGGGGACCCATGGCCGTCGCGGCCTATCGGTGGAACGATTCGGCAGCGTGGCTGATGCGGTGTTACGCCGGGCGACCTGCCCGGTCCTCACCGTGAAGGCGCCGAAATTCGCGCCGAATCATCGCCGGATCATGCCACAAACCATGAGCGAGACGGAAACTGAAGGAGCAGAGCGATGA